Proteins from a single region of Rhodothermales bacterium:
- a CDS encoding cupin domain-containing protein, with translation MTYQAINFADKLLRFGEPWSPRVIAEMNDYQFKLVKVQGRFVWHSHPDTDETFIVLKGVLVIEFRDGEVTLNEGELFVVPRGVDHRPSARDECHMLLIEPAGVFNTGTAGGDRTAPNDVWV, from the coding sequence ATGACCTATCAAGCCATCAATTTCGCGGACAAGTTGCTTCGATTCGGCGAGCCGTGGTCCCCCCGCGTCATCGCCGAGATGAACGACTACCAGTTCAAGCTGGTCAAGGTTCAGGGCCGGTTTGTCTGGCACAGCCACCCGGATACCGACGAGACGTTTATCGTTCTCAAGGGCGTGCTAGTGATCGAGTTTCGGGATGGGGAAGTGACGTTGAACGAGGGCGAACTGTTTGTCGTGCCCCGGGGGGTCGATCATCGGCCATCGGCGCGGGACGAGTGCCATATGCTGCTGATTGAACCAGCAGGGGTCTTCAACACCGGCACAGCCGGCGGAGACCGGACGGCTCCGAACGATGTGTGGGTATGA
- a CDS encoding DUF6526 family protein: MRVQSFSNHTRLVPGFHVFLAGLILLSFAGAMVNLSLTYERGANSYSAALIAVILVCLAMLFYYARVFALRAQDRAIRAEENFRHYVLTGRMLDQRLSMPQIVALRFASDGELPELAERAASQNLSNRDIKKAVQHWRADHNRA, from the coding sequence ATGCGCGTCCAGTCGTTTTCCAACCATACACGGCTCGTCCCTGGCTTCCACGTATTTCTGGCCGGCCTCATCCTGCTTTCCTTCGCCGGCGCGATGGTCAACCTCTCGCTGACGTATGAGCGGGGCGCCAACAGCTACAGTGCCGCGCTCATTGCCGTCATTCTAGTGTGTCTTGCCATGCTCTTTTATTACGCGCGAGTCTTTGCGCTGCGAGCGCAGGACCGCGCCATTCGGGCCGAAGAGAATTTCCGCCACTACGTGCTGACAGGCCGAATGCTGGACCAGCGTCTGAGCATGCCGCAAATCGTCGCCCTCCGCTTCGCCTCGGATGGCGAACTGCCCGAGCTCGCGGAACGCGCCGCAAGCCAGAACCTCAGCAATCGCGACATCAAGAAGGCGGTTCAGCACTGGCGCGCGGATCACAACCGCGCCTGA
- a CDS encoding sugar phosphate isomerase/epimerase family protein, whose protein sequence is MLPTNRRSFLKRTLTLPLIAATAASTSAAQTPVLQPARKGHLKLSCNMFSFNEPLRGGTMTLEQAIEACADLGFDAIDPTGYYFTGYPAPPDDAYCFHIKKHAFRLGLDMSGTGVRNDFTLSEASARDAEIAHVKRWVEVAARLDAPVLRIFDGRGQPVDKTAYETTFSQVVDAVRTCVAYGREHGVMIVYQPHNEFLKTSDEVLRLLEAVGSDWLGLNLDIGSLRVGDPYEEVARLAPHAYTWQIKETVFRGTVEEKTDLTRIATILQDSAYRGYIPLETLGPGDPVPKLERFVAEVRRDLL, encoded by the coding sequence ATGCTGCCCACCAATCGCCGTTCCTTTCTCAAGCGCACCCTTACGCTTCCCCTGATTGCCGCCACTGCGGCCTCCACTTCCGCCGCCCAGACGCCCGTTCTGCAGCCCGCCCGAAAGGGCCACCTCAAGCTGAGCTGCAACATGTTTTCCTTCAACGAGCCCCTGCGCGGCGGCACGATGACGCTTGAGCAGGCCATCGAGGCGTGCGCGGACCTGGGATTCGACGCCATCGACCCCACCGGCTACTACTTCACCGGCTATCCCGCACCCCCTGACGACGCCTACTGTTTTCATATCAAAAAACACGCGTTTCGATTGGGCCTGGACATGAGCGGCACCGGCGTCAGAAACGACTTCACCCTGTCGGAGGCCTCCGCACGGGACGCCGAAATCGCGCATGTAAAACGCTGGGTAGAGGTGGCCGCTCGGCTCGATGCACCGGTCCTCCGCATATTCGACGGACGGGGCCAGCCGGTAGACAAGACGGCGTACGAGACGACCTTCAGCCAGGTCGTCGATGCCGTGCGGACGTGCGTCGCCTACGGGCGGGAGCACGGGGTCATGATCGTCTACCAGCCGCACAACGAGTTTCTCAAGACCTCCGACGAGGTGCTTCGCCTGCTGGAAGCCGTCGGCTCGGATTGGCTGGGCCTCAACCTGGACATCGGCAGTCTGCGCGTGGGCGATCCCTACGAGGAGGTCGCCCGCCTGGCGCCCCACGCCTATACCTGGCAGATCAAGGAAACGGTGTTCCGAGGAACGGTGGAAGAAAAGACCGACTTAACACGTATCGCCACCATCCTGCAGGACTCCGCCTACCGGGGATACATCCCGCTCGAAACCCTGGGACCCGGCGACCCGGTACCGAAGCTCGAACGGTTTGTCGCTGAAGTGCGGCGCGATCTATTGTAG
- a CDS encoding M28 family peptidase — MANPFRSLVLAASLAAGLSVQPAHAQPAPDALQDLRVDVVYLASDLLEGRQTGTPGEALAAQYIASRFEEIGLTTLGSEGWLQPFTFHYSDNPHAPAGSGEERIGHNVVGYLDRGAATTVIIGAHYDHLGHGGFGSREPDSDAIHNGADDNASGTAVLIELARRLAASPLAGNNYVFIAFSGEEMGLYGSKYFANNPALPLVQVNYMLNMDMVGRLNAEKVLAVNGTGTSPAWDGVLDGFAHTGLQVRKHASGIGASDHTSFYLQNLPVLHFFTGQHQEYHKPADDSELINYEGMHEVTGFIMGLIEALDGDDKLAFSETKDEDQGRAAASFKVSMGIMPDYVAEGTGVRVDAVIGGRPAAEAGLEKGDIIVKMDEVEIVDINAYMQALATYEKGDKATVVVKRGAETLTKNVQF, encoded by the coding sequence ATGGCAAACCCGTTTCGTTCGCTCGTCCTCGCGGCTTCTCTGGCGGCCGGCCTCTCCGTTCAACCCGCCCACGCCCAGCCGGCCCCTGATGCGCTCCAGGATCTGCGGGTAGATGTCGTCTACCTCGCGTCGGACCTGCTCGAGGGCCGTCAAACCGGCACGCCGGGCGAGGCGCTCGCGGCACAGTACATCGCCTCGAGGTTCGAAGAAATCGGGCTTACAACGCTCGGGTCAGAAGGATGGCTTCAGCCCTTCACTTTTCACTACAGCGACAACCCCCATGCCCCGGCCGGCTCCGGCGAGGAACGCATCGGGCATAACGTGGTCGGCTACCTGGATCGCGGCGCGGCCACGACGGTGATCATAGGGGCGCATTACGACCATCTGGGCCACGGCGGCTTCGGATCGCGCGAACCGGATAGCGACGCCATCCATAACGGCGCCGACGACAATGCAAGCGGCACCGCCGTGCTCATTGAACTGGCCCGTCGCCTCGCGGCCTCCCCACTGGCGGGCAATAACTACGTCTTTATCGCCTTCTCAGGCGAAGAAATGGGCCTCTATGGGTCCAAGTACTTCGCAAACAACCCCGCGCTCCCCCTCGTCCAGGTCAACTACATGCTGAACATGGACATGGTGGGCCGGCTCAACGCCGAAAAGGTCCTGGCCGTGAACGGCACCGGCACGTCGCCGGCGTGGGACGGCGTTCTGGACGGGTTCGCCCACACGGGCCTACAGGTGCGTAAACACGCCAGCGGTATCGGCGCGTCAGACCACACCTCGTTCTACCTCCAGAATCTGCCCGTACTGCATTTCTTCACCGGCCAGCATCAGGAATACCACAAGCCTGCGGACGACAGCGAGTTGATCAATTACGAAGGCATGCACGAAGTGACGGGCTTTATCATGGGCCTGATCGAAGCCCTCGATGGCGATGACAAGCTAGCGTTCTCGGAGACCAAGGACGAGGACCAGGGCCGCGCCGCGGCTTCCTTTAAGGTGAGCATGGGCATCATGCCGGACTATGTCGCCGAGGGCACGGGTGTTCGCGTGGATGCCGTAATCGGCGGGCGGCCGGCGGCAGAGGCCGGCCTTGAAAAGGGCGACATCATCGTTAAAATGGATGAGGTCGAGATCGTGGACATCAACGCCTATATGCAAGCGCTCGCCACTTACGAAAAGGGAGACAAGGCGACCGTGGTCGTGAAACGCGGCGCCGAGACACTGACCAAAAACGTTCAATTCTGA
- a CDS encoding HAMP domain-containing sensor histidine kinase, protein MIYQCALEAGMTEHLFFQGVGYTASTCPEWIGWDHCILFHNRIAAFAGSDDRLRTIGYDVFKAPSGILLLRVLGLFSDLSSILMRMNAFVMRTFFPGLQFETVIDKDARTATASIAIPEPFATCRAFFVLSASAYEATFRQLKVPYRAFSYEVSERSASYTFSFYPTRSFIERIRHIYHIIVGADFAVQQLAENEEELRRRLEIVEAARAEAESLRIKEAEARQIAVQALDVRQRFLAVMSHELRTPLNHIIGASTILKDEALSEENQEMVGIVDAAAHNLLHLIELVLDFTGVGELAFETASEHPVSTLIDPLADKTHYACEAKGLTFEYHPLASAPNILVYPGHLSRILTLLLDNAVKFTDEGSVRLEVEMPANKRLAVRIVDSGHGIPGEWGERVFEPFQALDDSQTRARGGIGLGLTIARKLAQEIGGDVRLIASSHEGTTFQVDVPIEPQAYPGDGMAG, encoded by the coding sequence ATGATTTATCAATGCGCGCTCGAAGCCGGCATGACCGAGCACCTTTTCTTCCAGGGGGTCGGCTATACCGCAAGCACCTGTCCGGAATGGATAGGGTGGGATCACTGCATCCTGTTTCACAACCGAATCGCCGCGTTCGCCGGCTCCGACGACCGGCTCCGCACGATCGGCTACGACGTCTTCAAAGCTCCCTCTGGCATCCTCCTGCTGCGCGTGCTCGGCCTTTTTTCGGACTTATCGTCCATCCTCATGCGTATGAACGCGTTTGTGATGCGCACGTTTTTTCCGGGGCTGCAATTCGAAACCGTCATCGACAAAGACGCGAGAACGGCCACCGCTTCCATCGCGATTCCCGAGCCTTTCGCGACTTGCCGGGCCTTTTTTGTGTTATCCGCCTCGGCCTACGAAGCCACGTTTCGTCAGCTTAAGGTGCCGTATAGAGCCTTTTCGTACGAGGTGTCGGAGCGCTCGGCCAGTTACACATTCTCGTTTTACCCCACGCGTTCCTTCATCGAACGCATCCGCCATATCTACCATATAATCGTGGGGGCGGACTTTGCGGTGCAGCAGCTTGCGGAGAACGAGGAGGAACTGCGCCGGCGTCTCGAAATTGTCGAGGCCGCTCGCGCCGAAGCGGAAAGTCTACGCATCAAAGAGGCGGAGGCCCGCCAGATCGCCGTTCAGGCGCTCGACGTGCGTCAGCGTTTTCTGGCCGTCATGTCGCACGAATTACGGACGCCCCTGAACCACATCATCGGCGCCTCCACCATTTTGAAGGACGAGGCGCTTTCGGAAGAAAACCAGGAGATGGTCGGGATCGTCGACGCAGCGGCGCACAACCTGTTGCACCTCATCGAACTGGTGCTGGACTTTACCGGAGTCGGCGAGTTGGCCTTCGAAACCGCGTCCGAACATCCTGTTTCCACTCTCATCGATCCTCTAGCCGACAAGACCCATTACGCCTGCGAAGCAAAAGGCCTCACGTTCGAGTACCACCCCCTCGCGTCGGCGCCCAACATCCTCGTCTATCCCGGCCATCTGAGCCGCATCCTGACGTTGTTGCTGGACAATGCCGTCAAGTTCACCGACGAAGGCAGCGTACGGTTGGAGGTAGAGATGCCGGCGAACAAGCGACTCGCCGTACGCATCGTCGATAGCGGCCACGGTATCCCCGGGGAATGGGGCGAGCGCGTATTCGAGCCATTCCAGGCACTCGACGACTCGCAAACGCGCGCCAGGGGAGGCATTGGCCTGGGCCTGACCATCGCTCGTAAACTGGCCCAGGAAATCGGCGGCGATGTGCGGTTGATTGCGTCCTCGCATGAGGGCACGACGTTCCAGGTGGATGTGCCGATAGAGCCCCAGGCCTACCCTGGCGACGGCATGGCCGGATGA